One region of Microbacterium sufflavum genomic DNA includes:
- a CDS encoding LacI family DNA-binding transcriptional regulator, translating into MAVSVREVAEDAGVSVGTVSNVLNRPEKVAAETVARVQASIDRLGFVRNDAARQLRAGRSRTIGLVVLDIRNPFFAEVIRGAEERADQHGLSVLVANSDEKQEREAMHLDLFEEQRVTGVLVTPVAESLPRLARMHERGTHAVLVDRESQDERFASVAVDDVEGGRIAMEHLLAVGRRRIAFVGGPVSLRQVSDRLSGAQAAAADAGVALEFLATAALTVEEGRQAGSRILGRAPADRPDAVFAANDLVALGLLQSLVMTGDARVPDDIAIIGYDDIDFAAAAVIPLSSVRQPAALIGSTAVDLLLQGQGERAPEPEHVLFRPELVARRSTTGA; encoded by the coding sequence ATGGCGGTCAGCGTGCGCGAGGTCGCGGAGGACGCGGGTGTCTCGGTCGGCACGGTGTCGAACGTCCTCAACCGGCCGGAGAAGGTGGCCGCCGAGACGGTGGCCAGGGTCCAGGCGTCGATCGATCGGCTCGGCTTCGTGCGCAACGACGCGGCCAGGCAGCTCCGCGCCGGACGCAGCCGCACCATCGGACTGGTCGTGCTCGACATCCGCAACCCCTTCTTCGCTGAGGTGATCCGCGGCGCCGAGGAGCGCGCCGATCAGCACGGGCTCTCGGTGCTGGTGGCCAACAGCGACGAGAAGCAGGAGCGCGAGGCCATGCACCTCGACCTGTTCGAGGAGCAGCGGGTGACGGGCGTGCTGGTGACGCCCGTGGCCGAGTCGCTGCCGCGCCTGGCACGCATGCACGAGCGCGGCACGCACGCGGTGCTCGTCGACCGGGAGTCGCAGGACGAGCGCTTCGCCTCGGTCGCCGTGGACGACGTGGAGGGCGGCCGCATCGCCATGGAGCATCTGCTCGCGGTCGGCCGTCGGCGGATCGCCTTCGTCGGGGGGCCCGTGTCGCTGCGGCAGGTGTCCGACCGGCTCAGCGGGGCACAGGCCGCGGCCGCCGACGCCGGGGTCGCCCTGGAGTTCCTCGCGACCGCCGCTCTCACGGTCGAGGAGGGGAGGCAGGCGGGGTCGCGGATCCTCGGCCGCGCCCCGGCGGATCGTCCGGATGCCGTGTTCGCGGCGAACGACCTCGTCGCGCTCGGCCTGCTGCAGAGCCTCGTGATGACCGGAGACGCCCGGGTGCCCGACGACATCGCGATCATCGGCTACGACGACATCGACTTCGCCGCGGCCGCCGTGATCCCGCTCAGCTCGGTGCGTCAGCCCGCCGCCCTGATCGGCTCCACCGCGGTCGATCTGCTGCTGCAGGGTCAGGGGGAGCGGGCGCCGGAGCCCGAGCACGTGCTG
- a CDS encoding sugar ABC transporter ATP-binding protein, which yields MMSSPATAPVLELADVQKAFGSVIALRSGTITVDPGSIHALVGENGAGKSTLVKIVAGLYQRDAGTFRLNGADVDFTSTAQSKAAGVAVIYQEPTLFPDLSVTENIFMGRQPLGRFGRIDRKAMRHEVERLFTRLGVTIDPDRPAEGLSIADQQVIEIAKAVSLDAALLIMDEPTAALSGVEVERLFAIARSLRDEGRGLIFISHRFDEVFALCDTVTVMRDGAYIATSAVADTTVDELVRQMVGREVAELFPKQEAAIGEPLLEVEGLTSPGLFHDISFTVRAGEIVGLAGLVGAGRSEVARAVFGVDGYREGTVRMTGRRIPPRRPVDAMRAGLALVPEDRRKQGLVIESGVGGNITLAIRRRLARLGLLTTAMENRAAREWASRLEVKTHALDTVAATLSGGNQQKVVLAKWLATQPRVLLIDEPTRGIDVGTKSEVHRLLSQLAGQGMGILMISSELPEVLGMADRVLVMREGRITAEIPRSEATSENVMFAATHASELSS from the coding sequence ATGATGTCCTCACCCGCGACGGCGCCCGTGCTCGAGCTCGCCGACGTCCAGAAGGCCTTCGGCTCGGTGATCGCCCTGCGCTCCGGCACGATCACGGTCGACCCCGGCTCCATCCACGCGCTCGTCGGCGAGAACGGTGCCGGGAAGTCCACGCTCGTGAAGATCGTCGCCGGCCTCTACCAGCGCGACGCCGGAACGTTCCGCCTGAACGGGGCCGACGTGGACTTCACCTCCACCGCCCAGTCCAAGGCAGCCGGTGTCGCCGTCATCTACCAGGAGCCGACCCTCTTCCCCGACCTGTCGGTGACCGAGAACATCTTCATGGGCCGCCAGCCCCTCGGACGCTTCGGCCGCATCGACCGGAAGGCCATGCGGCACGAGGTCGAGCGGCTCTTCACCCGCCTCGGCGTCACCATCGATCCCGACCGCCCCGCGGAGGGGCTCTCGATCGCCGACCAGCAGGTGATCGAGATCGCCAAGGCCGTCTCCCTCGACGCGGCACTGCTCATCATGGACGAGCCCACCGCCGCCCTGTCCGGCGTGGAGGTCGAGCGCCTGTTCGCGATCGCGCGCAGCCTGCGCGACGAGGGGCGCGGCCTCATCTTCATCTCGCACCGCTTCGACGAGGTGTTCGCCCTCTGCGACACCGTCACCGTGATGCGTGACGGCGCGTACATCGCCACCTCCGCCGTGGCCGACACCACGGTCGACGAGCTCGTGCGCCAGATGGTGGGCCGCGAGGTCGCCGAGCTGTTCCCCAAGCAGGAGGCCGCGATCGGCGAACCGCTGCTCGAGGTGGAGGGCCTCACCAGCCCCGGGCTCTTCCACGACATCTCCTTCACCGTGCGCGCGGGCGAGATCGTCGGACTCGCCGGGCTCGTCGGCGCGGGACGCAGCGAGGTCGCCCGGGCCGTGTTCGGCGTGGACGGCTACCGCGAGGGCACGGTCCGCATGACCGGCCGGCGCATCCCGCCGCGGCGCCCCGTCGACGCCATGCGGGCGGGACTCGCGCTCGTCCCCGAGGACCGTCGCAAGCAGGGCCTCGTGATCGAGTCCGGCGTGGGCGGCAACATCACCCTCGCGATCCGCCGGCGTCTGGCCCGGCTCGGCCTGCTGACGACCGCGATGGAGAACCGGGCCGCCCGTGAGTGGGCCTCGCGCCTCGAGGTGAAGACGCACGCGCTCGACACGGTCGCCGCCACCCTCTCCGGCGGCAACCAGCAGAAGGTCGTCCTGGCGAAGTGGCTCGCGACGCAGCCCCGGGTGCTGCTGATCGACGAGCCCACCCGCGGCATCGACGTCGGCACCAAGTCCGAGGTGCACCGGCTGCTCTCCCAGCTCGCCGGCCAGGGCATGGGCATCCTCATGATCTCGTCGGAGCTGCCCGAGGTGCTCGGCATGGCCGACCGGGTGCTGGTGATGCGCGAGGGTCGCATCACCGCCGAGATCCCCCGCTCGGAGGCCACCTCCGAGAACGTCATGTTCGCCGCGACGCACGCATCGGAGCTCTCCTCGTGA